In the genome of Thermodesulfovibrio thiophilus DSM 17215, the window GAGTTTATGATGAACATTTTAGCTACATTAAGAATGACAAGATAATTTTAATAGGATCTTGAAGTTATTTATTATTTTAAATGTAACATTTAAAGCCTCATAAAGGAGAACGATTATGAACTCAATCTTTATTATTCGTGGCCAATATATTATTACCATGAACGAACATGACGAAGTTCTTAACAACTCTGGTGTTGTTGTGAAGGACGATAAAATCATTGATATTGGCGACTTTTCTGAACTTTTAAAAAAATATAAAGATTATCCTGTTCAGATATATGGCAATTCTCATTCTGTTTTAATGCCAGGCTTTATAAACACGCATACACATGCTGCAATGGTTTTATTTCGCGGAATTGCAGATGATTTACCTCTAAAACAATGGCTTAATGAACATATATGGCCAAGAGAGGCAAAATTTTTAAGCCCTGAATTTGTTTATGATGGGAGCTGCCTTGCATGCCTTGAGATGTTAAAAAGTGGCACAACAACCTTCAATGATATGTATTTTTTCCCGGAATCGATTGCAAAGGCAGCAAAAAAACTTAATATAAGAGCAGTTATAGGACAGGGAGTTTTTGATTTCTCAACTCCATTTGGTAAAAATGCTGAAGATTACTTAAATAGAGCTTTAGAATTTATCGAGAAATCTAAAACCAATGAATTAATAATTCCAGCTGTTGCTCCACATGCTATTTACACCTGTTGCAAAGAAACATTGATTAAATCCAGAGATCTGGCATTGAAGCATGATCTATTGATTCATATTCATCTTAGTGAAACATTCCAGGAAGTTGAAGAATGTATAAGAAATTATGGCAAAAGACCTGTTAAATATCTTAAAAATATAGGTTTTCTTGAAGGAAAAATTATAGCTGCCCATTCAGTATGGTTAAATGATGAAGAAATTGAAATCATGGGAAACCACAATGTTGGAGTTTCGCACTGCATTGAAAGTAATCTCAAACTTGCAAGCGGAATAGCACCTGTAGCAAAGATGCTTAAAAGGGGTATAAAAGTTAGTATGGGAACAGATGGAGCTGCAAGTAATAATAATCTAGATCTTCTTGAAGAGAGTTCTATTGCTGCAAAAGTTCAAAAAGGTATCACTGGTAATCCTACAGTGCTTGATGTAAAAACATGTATGAAAATACTGACAATATGGGCAGCAGAGGCATTAGGAATTGAAAAAGAAGTTGGCAGTATAGAAACTGGCAAAAAAGCTGACCTTGTGCTAATGAATCTTAATAAACCTCATTTACAGCCAGTTTATGATATATATTCAACAATAATATATTCTGCAAAAGCTTCAGATATTGAAGATGTCTTTGTAAATGGAGTTCCTGTCATAACGAGCGGTAAACATCAATTTGTGGATGAGGACACATTAATTGAAAAAGCAGTATGGTGGAGCAGGCAGGTTCAAAAATTATAAAATAATCTAATTTTTTAACAACTCATAAACAAGCATCTCAAGACTACATGCCCGTGCCTGTCGCAATGAAATATTTGTTTTGTAGAGAAGTCCATAAATACGACTATCAGCACTTGTTCTGTTTGTGTAATACCAGTTCAAAGCACCCAGAATCATATCTGACTCTATATCCTTTAATTTTTCAAGGATTTTAAAGGCTTTTTCTTTGTCTTTTTTTTGTATTGCATCTACAAGATCAAATGCCGTGGCATCACTCATTTCAGAAAGAATATCCTTTATATCAAAAAGCCCAACAGTCGATTTATCTGTAAGAAGTGCTATTTTTTCAATCTCTGATGAGATCAATCCTGGTTGACCACCTGTAACATCAATTAAGTAATAAATAGCATCTGATTTTAGATTAAGCTTATTTTCAGTAGCTTTGTAGGTTACCCATAACGAAAGCTCTCTTTCGTATATATCCAGATTGTAAATTTTACATTGTTTATTTTTTTTTAAAAAATCTATTTCTTTTAAAATTTCTTTGCTTGAAGTATTACAAACAATAATCAACGTAACTGAAAAAGAAGCAGTTGATAATATTTTTTCAAGCCATTCAATTCTTTTTTCACTTTTTTTAATTTTTTCAAAGTTATAAACAATTAAAATTCTTTTTTCAGAAAATAAAGATGCGGCAGTCATTAAAGAAGTTACATCAACCTCCTCCGGAGATTCATAGGTTTCAATAGCAATTGAATCAAAGTATTTTCTTACAAGCCTCAGTGCTTCAAATAAAAAATACGATTCTGTTGCATAACAGAAATATATTGTATTTAAAAGTCCTTTTTTTATCTCAACTTCAAATTTTTCAATTTCAAGCATGATTTACTCACTGAAAGTTAATTATATTAATTTTTTAAATATTAAATTTTTTTATCAGTTCTAATGATTTTACTCATCTGATGAATCTTTTTGTTGCTCATTTTTGGGTTCGACTTCAAAAATAAGCCTCCGCATCATATCATCGCATATATCCTGTATCAAGCTTTCAATTGCAAGGCTTTTATCCGCAATTATACTTTGCAAATCTCTTGTAGTTCTAAAAAAGGTTATAAATGGAGATCCAGGGTTAAACTCTTTAAGTTTATTACCTTTTGCATCATAAACCGTTGTTTTAACATTAATAACAACCTGATACTCCACAGTATTATATCCTATTTCTGACATGGTAAGAAGCTGATAATTTGTAATCTGAATATCAATCACTCTGTTTGCTGAGGATGTAATAGTAAAACCGTTATCAATAAGTTTCTGATAAGCAATGCTTCTCATTTTATCCTGGAGCCCGGGTTCAAGTGTAAGATTCTCAACATTTCTCAAATAAACTTCCTGAAATGGTAGATCAGCTTTTGTATAAATTTTATATCCGCAACTATTAATAATGAACCCAGAGATTAATAATATTAATATTAAAATTTTTTCTTTACTCATACGTTCTCCTTATCCAGAGCTTTTACAAATTTTAATAATAATTATTTAAATCAAAAAATTTTAACATGTATTATGATACCATAAATAAAATTACACTTAAAATCTAATCAGCTATTGAAAAATACGCTTTATATTGAAACCTAATTATTGAAGTTTGATTTTTAAAAAATTGGAAAATCAAAATATTTTACATTTATACAATTGTGATAAAATATTTAATGCGACATTTGATTATAATTATTTTCCTGTTGATTATTCCAGGTTTGCTTTTTGCAGAAGAATCAGCGTATGTATTTGTTGTCGATGGAAACTTATATCCTCTTTATGGATATAAAATAGTTCCAACTCACAAAGATAATCTATATATCACAAAAATAGCTCCAATAAAAAAATGGATTGCATCAGTTAAGTCACAATTAATAGTTGCACGGGATGGATATGTATATCCTGTAAAGGATTCAATTATTGTTGATAAAGCAAAAGGAATTGCTGTTTTACTGGTTGATTTTTATGGCAGAAAGTCTCTTTATTTTAATCCTGAAGAAAATTTAACAGATAGAGATATATCAGTGCTTATTGAAAATAAACAATCAGTTATTGCAAAAGTTAACAAAATATTCTCATCCGAACTTAAAAAATTTGGAATTAATCAGGGGAGAAAAATATACAGCTCATCTGACTATAATGCATTAGCAGAGTATTATGAAAACAGTGGACAATGGGATAAAGCTATATCAGTTTACGAAAAGTTACTTAAAGAAGACCCAAAAAATCAGAAAATTATAAAGAAAATTGGAATACTTTACTACCAGATAAGTGATTTTAAAAAAGCTAGAGAATACTTGTTAATGTTACCCGCAAATGAAGAAGTCATTGCAAAAGTTGCAGGAATTTATATAATTGAAAAAAATTTTGAAGGTGCTTTAAAAGTAATTAATAATTCTGGATTAAATTCTCCATATCTGCATTATCTAAAAGGTATAATCTACTATCTTTCAGATAAAAAAAATGATGCTTACAAAGAAGTCTCAATCCTGCTTAATATGGATAACCGTCTTGCACAAAATCTGAGAGATCTATTGAAATAGAAATAGCCTAATTTACAACTTTTACATCCAGAATTTTTTCTACATTAAAATGTCTTTCCTGCTTTCTAAGCATGCAGAAAGCCTTTAAACCAAGAAACTTTTTATCTCCATACTCCATATATCCAATATAACTTGGTTTTAATACCCTCTTTGATTTTATATCTGTAGATTTTAAATAAAGAATCTCAATTTCTTTTCCCTCATTGATTGCATTTTCAATTATTGAAATTTTTTCTTCAAGTGGAAGAGTTTTTTCTGCATATTTGTACTGAAATTGAGTTAGAAATCTCACAATCCTTCTATCAAGCAGAATATGTTTTTTGGAAACAGGTTTTTTAAGAATAAGACCATCAATAGAACGACACCGTGAAAGCGCAACATAAAGCTGCCCATGAGAAAATGTCCCTTTTCCTATATCCAAAATCATTTTATCAAATGTGAGTCCCTGACTTTTATGGATTGTAATAGCCCATGCAAGCTTTAAAGGATACTGAGTAAACTGCCCAACCACATCTGTTAATATTTTTTTCTTAGCTCTATCATAGTAAAATTCATACATTTCCCAAGTAAATGGAGTAACTTCAACAACTTCTCCATTGGTAAGTTCAACTACGATTATATCTGATTCTGTTTTTCGCGTTTGAATATCAACAATTTTCCCTATATCACCATTTATCCATCTACCTTTTGAATCGTTATTAAGAAGCATCACCTGTGCATCAACTTTCAATATAAGTTCCTGTGATGTGGGAAGATCTGATTCAGTGAATTCTCCATCAATATATCCATAGTATTTAACTTCTTTATTTTTTATTTTTGAAATTTTATCCGAGTTTATTTCCTCTGCTGTTTTATTGGTTGGAGTAAGATAAATATAGAAAGCATCTTCATCTAGATTAAAATCGGGCTTAACTCTTGTATTTAATTTTTCAATAATTTCATCTGTAATTGTGTTATTTCTTATTGAATTGAGAATTTCAAGAAATTCTATCTCAGACTGTCTGTAAACTTTCTCAAGTTCAACGAATTCAAACTCACATTCTTTAAAAACACTCGCATCAAAAAAATATGGCGTTTTATAAAAATCTTTAAAAATCCATCGTTCTCGTGATGTAACAACAGGAGGAAGCTGATATAAATCCCCAATAAATATCATCTGAATGTCGCCAAAAGGTTTCTTTTTAATTTTTCCGTGTATTCGTAAAAAACAATCAATACAATCAAGAATATCAGCCCTTACCATTGATATTTCATCAATAACAATACAGTCCAGTTTTTTATAGAGATGCGGATTTTTCGGTCTTATTTCTCTTATCTTGTGCATGGTTACATCAGGCTTGAAACCAAAAAATGAATGAACTGTCTGGCCTTTTACATTTACAGCTGCTACTCCTGTTGGTGCAAGTACTGCAACTTCTTTTTTCGTGTTTGCTCTGAAGTAATTTAAAAATGTTGACTTCCCTGTTCCAGCTCTTCCTGTTATAAATAAATTCCTATCTGTCTCTTCTGCAAGATGCAATGCTTTAAGGAATGCTTCATTCAAATCAATCTCTTTAAAATCATTCATGGCAAAATTTCTATTGGTGTACCGTTAGGAACAAGCTTCCATATTTCATCCATTTCTTCGTTGGTTACAGCAATGCATCCTTCTGTCCAGTCTTCAATTATATGATATTTGCCAAGATATTCAACTTTTTTTGAAAGTCCATGAATCATAATTTCACCACCTGGATTGATATGAAATCTTATTGCGTGGTCATAATCCTGTCCATTTGGATATGATATCTTCAGGGATTTATAAAAATTGCTGTTAGGATTTCTTCCAATTATATAGTACCTTCCTTCAGGAGTTTTTCCATCGCCCTGAGAAACCTTTTTACCTGTAGGATTCTTACCGAGTGCTATCCTGTATGATTTAATGATTTTACCTTCTTTCATTAAAAACATAACTCTCTTGGATTTAATAACAACAATCAGATCAGCAAATTCATTCGCTAATACAGTGTTAACAAAAAAAATAACAATTAAAACACTAAAAAGAACTATTCTTAAGAACATCTTTGCAATAACAATTCCTTTCCCTGGGTAAAATTTTTATAGATTCTTTTACGAGCAACCCAACTGTTTGCAATGCATTATGCATTGTGTCAACAACTTCTTTCACAGTGAGAGGATTTTTTGATATTCCTGCAGCATAGTTTGCAATAACAGCTACAGCAGCATAACATATCTGAGCTTCCCTTGCCAGTGAAGCCTCAGGCATAAGAGTCATTCCAATAATGTCTGCACCAATTTTTTTAAAAAATTTTATTTCAGCAGATGTTTCAAGTCTTGGTCCATTAACACATATATACGTTCCGTGTCGTATAACATTAACACCAATTTTTTTAGCTGTCTCTAACAAACATCGCCTCATTTCACTACAGAACGGTTCTGTAAAATCTATATGAACTACCCTGTCAGTATCATAAAATGTATTGTTTCTAACACCCTGCGTAAAATCTATAATCTGGTCAGGTATGACTATAGTACCAGGAACTATATTTTCCTTGAGTGAACCAGTGGCAAAGATAGCAAATAATCTTTCTATCCCAATTTGTTTGAATCCATATATATTAGCCCTATAATTAACCTTATGTGGAGCAATAGAGTGCTTCTGACCATGCCTTTTAAGAAAGCAAACTGTAGTTTTTTCAAGTTTTTGAATCTCATAAGGAGCTGATGGATCACCATATGGAGTTTTTATGGTGATTGTTTCGTTTTCTAGCTCTGATTCACTTAATCCACTTCCGCCTATTATTCCTATTTTCACGGATTATCTGCTCTTTAGTTTTTATTCTTACGCGCCCAGGAGGATTTGAACCCCCGACCTACGGATTCGTAGTCCGCCGCTCTATCCTACTGAGCTATGGGCGCTAAAAATATTATAACACAGTTTATTTGCTCTCAGATGACAGTTTTATAACGGTTTTCACGTTACCCCGTGGATTAAAATCTCCGATTATTTCTAATACTCTTGGTTTAAGAAGACTATAAAGGTCATCATAGATTTTATTTACTGCTGCTTCATGAGAAATATGCTCATCCCTGTAAGAGTTAAGATACAGCTTTAAAGCTTTTAACTCAACAATTTTTTTATCGGGTATATAGTTGATTTGTATTGTTGCAAAATCAGGGTATCCTGATCTTGGACAGAGACAAGTAAATTCAGGAAAACTGATTTCAATTCTGTAATCCCTGTCAGGATATGGATTATCCCATGACTCAAGCTGAGCTTCTTTAATGGCTTTTTCACCATACAACATCGTTTTTAAACCTCCCTATAAAGAGTCTAATACCAGATTTTTTAGAACCTCAATAAATTCGGGCAACGTATTCAATGAAGGAACTCTATATAAATCAAGCCCGAGAATGTTTGCTTTTTCTTTATAAACAATATCTATTTCATATAATGTTTCAATATGGTCAGAAACAAAGCTAACAGGAACAACTAATGTTTTTTTTATACCATTTTTAGCCAATGCTTCAATTGTTTCTTCAGTTGATGGCTTAACCCATTGAACTGGTCCTGTTCTGCTTTGATAACATATTTTCCACTGCTTTAATCTCATTTTGCTGACAATTGCTCTTACTGTTCTTTCAACTTCTGAGATATACGGATCACCTTTTTTATAAAGTGAATATGGAATTCCATGAGCACTGAAAAGAACAAAAGCATCACTTCCATATTTTTCAAATGATTTTTCAATCTGTTGTATCCACACATCAATAAAAAGAGAATAATCACACCAGGAATCTATAATTTTAAATTCAAAAATTCCATTCGCTAATTTTTTGAATCTTTCAACTGCAGATAATGTTGTAGCAGTGCAAAACTGTGGATAAAGAGAAAGTACAACAACTTTTTTTATATGAGAGTTCTTAAATTCATCCACACCATCTTCAATAAATGGATACCAATAGCTCATTCCAGCAAGAACTTTAAAACCTGATCCAAGGGCATTTTCAAGGCAGACTGCCTGGTCAATTGTAATTTCTTTGAGTGGAGATTTTCCTCCAATCCTTTCATATGCTTTTTTTACTTTGTCTGCTCTCAAAAAAGATATTAACCATGCCATAGGTTTTTGCATAATCCCAAAGCTTGCTATGTAGGGATCACTGAAAAGATTATAAAGAAAAGGTTTAACAGCCTCAAGACTGTCAGGACCTCCCATATTAAGCAATAACACACCGACTTTACTCATTCCATCTCCTGTAAAGATTATTTTTAATCCCCATACTATCAAGAAGTTTGCCAGCAACAAAATTCACAATATCATCAATACGTTCAGGTTTATGATAGAAAGCCGGTACAGGAGGTGCTATAGTAACTCCAATTCTGGCAAGCTTAAGCATATTTTCAAGATGAATCACACTGAATGGCATCTCTCTTGGTGCAATAACAAGCTTCCTATTTTCCTTAATTGTTACATCAGCAACTCTTGTTATTAAATTATCCGCATAACCATTAGCAATAGCAGAGAGTGTTTTCATGGAACATGGAACAATAAACATTCCGGCTGTTTTATAAGAGCCACTTGCAGGTGAGGCATCAATTTGAGTTTCATCGTAAATATTCATGCTGTAGTTAGTGAATCTCTTTTTAAATTCATCCAAACTTTTATATTCTGTTTCAAGTTTCATTACATGTACAGCGGAGTGAGATAAAATTAAAGATACTTCAAAATTATTAAGAAGTTCCTCAAAAAGTTTGATTCCGTAGATTATACCTGAAGCTCCGGTTATTGCTAAAACAAGTTTTCTCATTTTTATATAGTAACATTTAAATTTCTTAATAAAGAAATCATCATCAACCTGAAAATTTAATAATGTGTAAATTACTCATTTTGTTATAATAGTTTCATTAAATGAATATCTTTAGATTGAGAAAAACATATCGTTCAGCCAAGAGACTTCAGGAAATAATCAATGTTTTCATTAAACACGGATTTGGCCAGATAATTGATCAGATTCATCTTGGAAGATTTATCACTTTAAAAAAGAGACTCCGAAGTTTTGGAACATGGACTTACTATAAAGTACCCACTGTTGCTGAGAGGTTAAGAATAGCATTTGAAGAATTGGGTCCAACATTTATAAAGCTCGGGCAACTTCTTTCTTCACGTCCGGATCTTGTCACTATGAGTTATGCGAAGGAATTTAAAAAATTACAGGACAGAGTGCCAACATTTCCTATCGAACAGGTTTATCAAACAATAGAAGAAGAACTCGGAATGCCTGTTGCAAAAATCTTTCAGGATTTTAATCCAGAACCAATTGGTTCTGCATCCATTGCACAGGTTCACAACGCTATATTAATGAATGGGACAAAAGTAATTGTCAAAGTAAGACGACCAGGGATCGAAGAACAGATAATGCTTGACCTTAATATACTTCAAGGCCTAGCTAAACTTATTGAAAAATATGTGCCTGAAAGCAAATTATTTGATCCAGTTGGAATTGTTGATGAGTTTGCAAAGTCTATTACAAAAGAACTTGATTTCAGAAGAGAAGCAAGAAATGCACTAATCTTTAGAGAAAATTTTAAAGATTATAAAAAAGTTTATATTCCTTATGTTTTTAAGGAGTTTACAACTAAAAAAATTCTCGTTATGGAGAAAGTTGAAGGTGTAAGAATTGATGATATCAACTCAATCAAAGAAAAAGGTCTTGATATTGAAGGTATTTTAAATATAGTTATTGATATGTATTTTAAACAAATTTTTGATCATGGTTTTTTCCATGGTGATCCTCATCCAGGAAATATCCTTGTCACAGATGATGCGCGCGTAGCTCTTGTGGATTTTGGAATAACAGGTAAAATTGACGAAGAGTTTAAAGAATCCTATGCCAATATAGCAATCGCCATAATAAATCAGAATATTGATAAACTTATCACAGAGTATCTTAAACTCGGAATCATTCCAGATGATATTGATAGAGAAAAACTTGAAAAGGAGCTCAAAGACGATATAGAAGATATTCTGTATCCTATTTATGCTTATAGAATTGAAGAAATTCAGATATCTGAACTCATTGAGTCAATCATGAAGGTAGCTTTAAAACACAGACTTAGGTTTTTACCAGAGCTTTTATTGATTGACAAAGTTCTTATTATGCTTGAGGGTTTGACAAAAGAACTTTGCCCTGATAAATCAATTATTGAACTCATAAAACCCTATGCCAGAGAAATAATTTCAAAAAGAATTCATCCTGATTTTTATCTTAATAAAACTTTTAAAATAATACGTGAATTAAGGGATGCTGTTGAAAATATTCCATTTCAGATTAAAAAGCTCTTAAAAAAAGCCGTCAAGGATGAAATAACTGTCAGAATGTATCATGTTAATCTTCCAGAGTTTATTAAAGATATTGACAGAGCAAGTAATAAAATATCATTCAGCCTGATTGTAAGTGCTATGATACTTAGTTCTTCTATAATGCATGCAAGTCAGGTAAAGCCTTTAATATATGGAGTTTCACTTTTTGGACTCATAATAGGTGTGGTTGCTTTTTTTCTTGGTTTATGGTTGCTTATATCAATAATCAGATCGGGTAAACTGTGAATTAAATAGGCTACTGTTTTGCTTTTATTTAAAATACCATTTCAAAATTCTCTCACCAAAGAAGAGACATATTATCGCGCCTAGAGAAAGAAAAGGCCCAAAAGGAATTTTTCTATTTTTAGTTTTTTTCAAAATAACAACGCCTGCTATTGAACCAATCAGACTTCCAATAAAAACAGTAAGCAAAGCAAATTTCCAACCCAAAAAAGCTCCTACTGCTCCATTAAGCTTTATATCACCTCCTCCCATTCCACCTCTACTAATGATTGAAACCAGCAGAAGACTGCCACCGCCTACAACTATGCCAATTAGAGATTCCACAATGTTTGATGCAATATTTGAAGAGCAAGAAGGTAAAAACGATATCATCATTCCAAGAACAATTAAAGGAATTGAAATAGCATCCGGAATAATCTGAAACTCGATATCAATAAATGACAGGACTAAAAGTGCTGATATAAAAATCAAAATAAAAGGTAGCTGTAAAATTAATCCAAACTTTAAATATGAAAGAAGATAAAAAATTCCATTTAATATCTCAACAACAGGATATCTGGCAGGAATCCTGGCTTTACAGTAAGCACATTTTCCTTGAAGTAATAAAAAACTTAAGACAGGGATATTATGCCAGGGTTTGATTGGTTTGCCACAGAAAGGACAGAATGAATATGGGCTAACTATTGAAATTTTTCTTGGTAGTCTGTAAATACAAACATTAAGAAATGAACCGATCACAAGACCAAGGACAAGAAATATCAGAGATTCCACCTGCTCATGTCCTTAAGTTCGTCCATTTTCTTTTTTTTATTTTCTATGTCAGTCTCCAGTTCTTTTATCTCTCTCATCAGATTTGATAATTTTTCATGATCTTTAATGTTTAAATCACTTCCCCATAAACTATATATTTCTTTGCCGATCTCTTTAAGTAATTCATCTCTTTTACTGGCAATTTTGTTCATCTCTCCAATAAGCCTTAAAACGTTTATCTCTACCTTTAACCTTTCCGAAATAACAGAAGCCCAGAATTTAAACGTTTTAAGGCCTTGTGAAAAATCCTTTTTAATAATCTCAATCATTTTTTACCCCACCTGATCAAGATGTCTCACTTTAAAATTAACATTGAGAGAGTTAGCAATCTCTTCACATTTTTTAAGGTCAACTCTCTCCATATCAACAACAGTTACCTGAACATAAGGAACATATTTTTTAGCATCTTTTATAAATTCTATAACTTCATCATATGCGTTCGGATTTGATGGATTGCAAATTTGATTATATGTCTCTTTATCTTGAGCATTAAGACTGATTGATATTGAATCAATCAAACCTTCAAGTTCAGGTAAAATTCTCCTTCCATGAATTAGATTGCCATGTCCATTTGTATTAATTCTAACCCTGCCACCATTTTCTTTTATCCACTTTGCAATATCTTTAATCAAATCCAGTCTTAAAAAAGGCTCGCCATAACCACAAAAAACAACTTCTCTATATAATTTAGGATCTC includes:
- a CDS encoding ABC1 kinase family protein; its protein translation is MNIFRLRKTYRSAKRLQEIINVFIKHGFGQIIDQIHLGRFITLKKRLRSFGTWTYYKVPTVAERLRIAFEELGPTFIKLGQLLSSRPDLVTMSYAKEFKKLQDRVPTFPIEQVYQTIEEELGMPVAKIFQDFNPEPIGSASIAQVHNAILMNGTKVIVKVRRPGIEEQIMLDLNILQGLAKLIEKYVPESKLFDPVGIVDEFAKSITKELDFRREARNALIFRENFKDYKKVYIPYVFKEFTTKKILVMEKVEGVRIDDINSIKEKGLDIEGILNIVIDMYFKQIFDHGFFHGDPHPGNILVTDDARVALVDFGITGKIDEEFKESYANIAIAIINQNIDKLITEYLKLGIIPDDIDREKLEKELKDDIEDILYPIYAYRIEEIQISELIESIMKVALKHRLRFLPELLLIDKVLIMLEGLTKELCPDKSIIELIKPYAREIISKRIHPDFYLNKTFKIIRELRDAVENIPFQIKKLLKKAVKDEITVRMYHVNLPEFIKDIDRASNKISFSLIVSAMILSSSIMHASQVKPLIYGVSLFGLIIGVVAFFLGLWLLISIIRSGKL
- a CDS encoding prepilin peptidase, producing MESLIFLVLGLVIGSFLNVCIYRLPRKISIVSPYSFCPFCGKPIKPWHNIPVLSFLLLQGKCAYCKARIPARYPVVEILNGIFYLLSYLKFGLILQLPFILIFISALLVLSFIDIEFQIIPDAISIPLIVLGMMISFLPSCSSNIASNIVESLIGIVVGGGSLLLVSIISRGGMGGGDIKLNGAVGAFLGWKFALLTVFIGSLIGSIAGVVILKKTKNRKIPFGPFLSLGAIICLFFGERILKWYFK